From Cellulomonas chengniuliangii, the proteins below share one genomic window:
- a CDS encoding SsgA family sporulation/cell division regulator: MTQQSFDVVEVVTMQLISSDASVIPVTAEISFRIADPYTVRAVFTGPHTMSTWLLGRELLVQGMLARSDAPAGTGDVQVWRDEDPDYALLSLSGVEGSALLATPAEPFERFLAATQALVPLGSESDRMESEISALIAALLTA, from the coding sequence GTGACGCAGCAGTCATTTGACGTCGTCGAGGTCGTCACCATGCAGTTGATCAGCTCCGACGCGAGCGTGATCCCGGTGACCGCAGAGATCTCATTCCGGATAGCCGACCCGTACACGGTTCGCGCTGTCTTCACCGGCCCTCACACCATGTCCACCTGGCTGCTCGGCCGCGAGCTCCTCGTACAGGGGATGCTGGCGCGGAGCGACGCCCCCGCCGGAACCGGCGACGTGCAGGTGTGGCGGGACGAGGACCCCGACTACGCGCTCCTCTCGCTCAGCGGCGTCGAGGGCAGCGCGCTGCTCGCGACTCCCGCCGAGCCCTTCGAGCGCTTCCTCGCCGCCACCCAGGCCCTCGTGCCCCTCGGCTCGGAGAGCGATCGCATGGAGAGCGAGATCTCCGCGCTCATCGCCGCGCTCCTGACCGCCTGA
- the pdxS gene encoding pyridoxal 5'-phosphate synthase lyase subunit PdxS: MESAVGTARVKRGMAEMLKGGVIMDVVNAEQAKIAEDAGAVAVMALERVPADIRSQGGVARMSDPDLIDGIIAAVSIPVMAKARIGHFVEAQVLESLGVDYVDESEVLTPADYEHHIDKWAFTVPFVCGATNLGEALRRITEGAAMIRSKGEAGTGDVSNATTHMRTLRDQIRRLTSLPEDELFVAAKELQAPYDLVKEVARTGKLPVVLFTAGGIATPSDAAMMMQLGAEGVFVGSGIFKSGNPADRAAAIVKATTFYDDPAVIAKVSRGLGEAMVGINVDDVPVGHRLAERGW, from the coding sequence ATGGAATCGGCCGTGGGCACCGCCCGCGTCAAGCGCGGCATGGCCGAGATGCTCAAGGGCGGCGTGATCATGGACGTCGTCAACGCCGAGCAGGCCAAGATCGCCGAGGACGCCGGAGCGGTTGCCGTCATGGCCCTCGAGCGGGTCCCCGCCGACATCCGCTCGCAGGGCGGGGTGGCGCGGATGAGCGACCCCGACTTGATCGACGGCATCATCGCCGCCGTCTCGATCCCCGTGATGGCGAAGGCCCGCATCGGCCACTTCGTCGAGGCGCAGGTCCTCGAGAGCCTCGGGGTGGACTACGTCGACGAGTCCGAGGTCCTGACGCCGGCCGACTACGAGCACCACATCGACAAGTGGGCCTTCACCGTGCCGTTCGTGTGCGGGGCGACGAACCTGGGCGAGGCGCTGCGCCGGATCACCGAGGGCGCCGCCATGATCCGCTCGAAGGGCGAGGCCGGCACGGGCGACGTCTCGAACGCGACGACCCACATGCGGACGCTGCGCGACCAGATCCGTCGGTTGACCTCGCTGCCGGAGGACGAGCTCTTCGTCGCCGCCAAGGAGTTGCAAGCGCCCTACGACCTGGTCAAGGAGGTCGCCCGCACCGGCAAGCTGCCCGTCGTGCTGTTCACGGCCGGCGGCATCGCCACGCCCTCCGACGCCGCGATGATGATGCAGCTCGGCGCCGAGGGCGTGTTCGTCGGATCGGGCATCTTCAAGTCGGGCAACCCGGCGGACCGCGCGGCGGCCATCGTCAAGGCGACCACGTTCTACGACGACCCGGCCGTGATCGCCAAGGTCTCCCGTGGGCTGGGCGAGGCCATGGTCGGGATCAACGTCGACGACGTGCCCGTGGGGCACCGCTTGGCCGAGCGCGGCTGGTGA
- the pgsA gene encoding phosphatidylinositol phosphate synthase, with amino-acid sequence MLNRLRGFMTRVMTPLADALLKRGVSPDAVTIAGTVAVVVVALWLYPTGHLLVATLLIAAFALTDSLDGVMARRAGRSSSWGAFLDSTLDRLADAAIFSGLVLWFFGRGDDALAGGLALACLVLGSVVPYARARAEGLGMTASVGIAERADRLAAVLTATALVGVGLPSVILTVVLGLLAVASAITVVQRMATVRAQVRAAS; translated from the coding sequence GTGCTGAACCGACTGCGGGGGTTCATGACGCGGGTCATGACGCCCCTGGCTGACGCCCTGCTCAAGCGGGGCGTCTCCCCAGACGCCGTGACGATCGCCGGCACGGTCGCCGTGGTGGTGGTGGCGCTGTGGCTGTACCCGACCGGCCACCTGCTCGTCGCCACGCTGCTGATCGCGGCGTTCGCGCTCACCGACTCGCTGGACGGGGTGATGGCCCGCCGTGCTGGCCGCTCGAGCAGCTGGGGCGCCTTCCTCGACTCGACGCTGGACCGGCTCGCGGACGCCGCGATCTTCTCCGGTCTGGTCCTGTGGTTCTTCGGCCGGGGCGACGACGCGCTGGCGGGCGGCCTCGCACTGGCCTGCCTGGTGCTGGGCTCGGTGGTGCCGTACGCGAGGGCCAGGGCCGAAGGCTTGGGCATGACCGCGTCGGTGGGCATAGCCGAGCGCGCGGACCGCCTCGCCGCGGTGCTCACCGCGACGGCGCTCGTCGGGGTGGGGCTGCCGTCGGTGATCCTCACCGTGGTGCTCGGCCTCCTCGCCGTCGCCTCCGCGATCACCGTCGTCCAACGCATGGCGACGGTGCGCGCCCAGGTCAGGGCGGCCTCATGA
- a CDS encoding DUF1905 domain-containing protein: protein MTYEFDAAVWVWEARRTETWTFVTLPAEASDEIADVADRYARGFGSLRVDVTIGGTSWRTSIFPDGGRGGYVLPVKKAVRKAEGLDIGDTAHVRVTLVDV, encoded by the coding sequence ATGACGTACGAGTTCGACGCCGCCGTCTGGGTCTGGGAGGCCCGGCGGACCGAGACGTGGACCTTCGTGACCCTGCCCGCAGAAGCCTCCGACGAGATCGCGGACGTCGCCGACCGGTACGCGCGCGGGTTCGGCTCGCTGCGGGTGGACGTGACGATCGGCGGCACGAGCTGGCGGACGTCGATCTTCCCCGACGGCGGACGGGGCGGCTACGTGCTGCCGGTCAAGAAGGCGGTGCGGAAGGCCGAGGGCCTCGACATCGGCGACACCGCCCACGTGCGGGTCACCCTCGTGGACGTCTAG
- a CDS encoding aldo/keto reductase, whose product MQLTGPGVMGPPRDRDQAIRVIREAVELGVTHIDTADAYGPHVANELVTAISPNIRVGESWLRTVFLDPAEAALCPDSEKAQGGMVAAFHQSAGADVGDPRVVQIVGELSVASEAFRRAVGPARRPPLGRRDDLLLASLAAPTPASSATPAEAPTLEASDA is encoded by the coding sequence ATGCAGCTCACGGGCCCCGGGGTGATGGGGCCGCCCCGTGACCGCGACCAGGCCATCCGGGTGATCCGAGAGGCGGTCGAGCTCGGGGTCACCCACATCGACACCGCCGACGCGTACGGCCCGCATGTGGCCAACGAGCTCGTCACAGCGATCTCGCCCAACATCCGCGTCGGCGAGAGCTGGTTGCGCACTGTGTTCTTGGACCCGGCCGAGGCCGCCCTGTGCCCCGACTCCGAGAAGGCGCAGGGCGGCATGGTGGCCGCATTCCACCAGTCGGCGGGCGCAGACGTCGGCGACCCGCGAGTCGTCCAGATCGTCGGGGAGCTCTCGGTCGCGAGCGAGGCCTTCCGCAGGGCTGTGGGCCCGGCACGACGTCCACCCCTGGGACGGCGCGACGACCTGCTGCTCGCCTCGCTCGCGGCTCCGACGCCCGCGTCGTCGGCGACACCCGCCGAGGCCCCCACGCTTGAGGCGTCCGATGCCTGA
- a CDS encoding aminotransferase class IV: MSEPTRPVIWSEGRLLGPDEPLVTAVDHGLTVGDGVFETCGVVRGQAFALTRHLRRLARSARGLGLPAPDEAAVRAGVEAVLAASGPDIGRVRITVTGGPGPLGSQRFAPEQAHPTVIVLGGPAPRSPVARVARVPWVRNERSAVAGLKTTSYAENVVALAEAYRQGADEALLANTIGELCEGTGSNVFVERDGELLTPPLSSGCLAGITRELLLEWSAAEGLPAREAAPGELAYAVLDDVVAGRAGLALSGSVRNVSPVVAVDGRPVEAGALSEAARRLFEERMAQDVDP, translated from the coding sequence ATGAGCGAGCCGACGCGTCCGGTGATCTGGTCCGAGGGGCGCCTGCTGGGCCCCGACGAGCCGCTGGTGACAGCCGTGGACCACGGCCTGACCGTGGGGGACGGGGTCTTCGAGACCTGCGGCGTCGTGCGCGGCCAGGCGTTCGCGCTGACCCGGCACCTGCGGCGGTTGGCGCGCTCGGCACGAGGCCTCGGCCTGCCGGCGCCGGACGAGGCGGCGGTCCGCGCAGGCGTCGAGGCGGTGCTCGCCGCCAGCGGCCCGGACATCGGGCGCGTCAGGATCACCGTGACCGGCGGCCCTGGGCCCCTCGGCTCGCAGCGATTCGCCCCCGAGCAGGCCCACCCGACCGTGATCGTCCTCGGCGGCCCGGCGCCCCGCTCCCCGGTGGCGCGTGTCGCGCGCGTGCCGTGGGTGCGCAACGAGCGCTCGGCCGTCGCCGGGCTCAAGACCACCTCGTACGCGGAGAACGTCGTCGCGCTGGCGGAGGCCTACCGCCAGGGCGCCGACGAGGCGTTGCTCGCGAACACGATCGGCGAGCTCTGCGAGGGGACGGGCTCCAACGTGTTCGTGGAGCGTGACGGCGAGCTCCTCACCCCGCCGTTGTCGAGCGGCTGCCTGGCGGGCATCACGCGCGAGCTGCTGCTCGAGTGGTCCGCCGCGGAGGGCCTGCCGGCGCGCGAGGCCGCCCCGGGAGAGCTGGCCTACGCGGTGCTCGACGACGTGGTCGCAGGCCGGGCCGGGCTGGCCCTCAGCGGGTCGGTCCGCAACGTGTCGCCGGTGGTCGCGGTGGACGGGCGGCCGGTCGAGGCGGGTGCGCTCAGCGAGGCGGCGAGGAGGCTCTTCGAGGAGCGGATGGCGCAGGACGTCGACCCGTGA
- a CDS encoding glycosyltransferase family 4 protein: MSAPAEAVPGSRPLRIGIVCPYSFDVPGGVQFHVRDLAEALIARGHEVSVLAPADDETPIAPYMTAAGRAVPVRYNGAVARLTFGPVTAARVRRWLAAGEFDVLHLHEPVTPSLGMLALWIADGPIVATFHTALLRSRPLQLAYPLVRQSLEKIGARIAVSEDARRTLVEHLGGDAVVIPNGVYVDTFAEAKPDDRWVGTAEAPTVAFLGRLDEARKGLAVLLSAVPEILRRRPGTRFLVAGRGETGPDDVRALIGDEAARAVEFLGEITDEEKAQLLSSVDVYCAPQTGGESFGIVLVEAMSAGAAVVASDLGAFRRVLAEGEAGVLFRTGDSQDLARTMVRVLGDEDERRGLVARAAEAVRRYDWSSVTHEVLTVYEMVVEGRDTPVVEDPSSRRGARMLERRRARGESR, from the coding sequence ATGAGCGCCCCCGCCGAGGCGGTCCCGGGCTCGCGGCCGCTGCGGATCGGCATCGTCTGCCCGTACTCCTTCGACGTGCCCGGTGGCGTCCAGTTCCACGTGCGGGACCTGGCCGAGGCGCTGATCGCCCGCGGGCACGAGGTGTCGGTGCTCGCCCCCGCGGACGACGAGACCCCCATCGCGCCGTACATGACGGCGGCCGGCCGTGCGGTGCCGGTGCGCTACAACGGGGCTGTCGCCCGCCTGACCTTCGGGCCCGTCACCGCGGCGCGGGTGCGGCGGTGGCTCGCGGCGGGGGAGTTCGACGTGCTGCACCTGCACGAGCCGGTGACGCCGAGCCTCGGCATGCTCGCGCTGTGGATCGCCGACGGGCCCATCGTCGCGACGTTCCACACGGCGTTGCTGCGCTCCCGCCCCCTGCAGCTGGCCTACCCCCTGGTGCGGCAGTCGCTCGAGAAGATCGGCGCCCGGATCGCCGTCTCCGAGGACGCCCGGCGCACGCTCGTGGAGCACCTCGGCGGCGACGCGGTGGTGATCCCCAACGGCGTGTACGTCGACACGTTCGCGGAGGCGAAGCCCGACGACCGCTGGGTGGGCACCGCCGAGGCCCCGACCGTGGCGTTCCTCGGCCGCCTGGACGAGGCGCGCAAGGGCCTCGCGGTGCTGCTCAGCGCGGTGCCGGAGATCCTCCGCCGTCGGCCGGGCACGCGCTTCCTCGTGGCGGGCCGCGGCGAGACCGGGCCTGATGACGTGCGCGCCCTGATCGGCGACGAGGCGGCCCGTGCCGTCGAGTTCCTCGGGGAGATCACCGACGAGGAGAAGGCCCAACTGCTCTCGTCCGTGGACGTGTACTGCGCCCCGCAGACGGGCGGGGAGAGCTTCGGCATCGTGCTCGTCGAGGCGATGAGCGCCGGCGCGGCGGTGGTCGCGAGCGACCTCGGGGCCTTCCGGCGCGTGCTGGCGGAGGGCGAGGCGGGCGTGCTGTTCCGCACCGGCGACTCGCAGGATCTGGCGCGCACGATGGTGCGCGTGCTGGGGGACGAGGACGAGCGGCGCGGTTTGGTGGCGAGGGCCGCTGAGGCGGTGCGCCGCTACGACTGGTCCTCGGTGACGCACGAGGTGCTGACGGTGTACGAGATGGTCGTCGAGGGACGCGACACGCCCGTGGTCGAGGACCCGTCCTCGCGCAGGGGAGCCCGGATGCTCGAGCGGCGCCGCGCGCGAGGGGAGTCCCGATGA
- a CDS encoding pyridoxal phosphate-dependent aminotransferase: MQRSGIRHLMELAMLDPTAIRLELGEPDVPTPPHVVEAAAQDARDGHTGYTSSIGSLELRTALAQKVGESNGLAVGADDVVVTHGAMHGLAMAINATMGPGDEMLVPDPEFPNWRMAAAAVGVDVSTYPARAEAGFVPTLADIEAAITPRTKVILVNSPNNPTGAMYPAEVLAGIVDIARRHDLWVFSDECYEAITFGAEHVSPASFDTDGRVVTFFTFSKTYAMTGWRLGYVVTRDPSVHDLLGQVAEATVACPSTVSQRAALAALRGSQEDVVRAVASYRRRRDAAVALLDTRGIPYVMPEGAFYLMVDVSRATPDSEEFALALLRDRHVSVSPGSAFGAGGEGMVRVSLASDEAAILAGLGRLADYVDAWQAEREAAVIAVGTSAQLG; encoded by the coding sequence ATGCAGCGCAGCGGCATCCGGCACCTCATGGAGCTCGCGATGCTGGACCCCACCGCCATCAGGCTGGAGCTCGGCGAGCCCGACGTGCCGACCCCTCCCCACGTGGTGGAGGCCGCGGCCCAGGACGCCCGCGACGGGCACACCGGCTACACCTCGAGCATCGGATCTCTCGAGCTGCGCACCGCGCTCGCGCAGAAGGTCGGCGAGTCCAACGGGCTGGCCGTCGGCGCGGACGACGTGGTGGTCACCCACGGGGCGATGCACGGCCTCGCGATGGCCATCAACGCCACCATGGGACCGGGCGACGAGATGCTCGTGCCCGACCCGGAGTTCCCGAACTGGCGTATGGCCGCAGCGGCCGTGGGCGTGGACGTGAGCACCTACCCCGCGCGCGCCGAGGCTGGCTTCGTGCCCACTCTCGCGGACATCGAGGCGGCGATCACGCCCCGCACCAAGGTCATCCTCGTCAACTCGCCCAACAACCCCACAGGCGCCATGTACCCGGCGGAGGTGCTGGCCGGCATCGTGGACATCGCGCGTCGGCACGACCTGTGGGTGTTCTCCGACGAGTGCTACGAGGCGATCACGTTCGGCGCCGAGCACGTGAGCCCGGCCTCGTTCGACACCGACGGCCGCGTCGTCACGTTCTTCACCTTCTCCAAGACGTACGCCATGACCGGCTGGCGGCTCGGCTACGTGGTCACCCGCGACCCGTCTGTGCACGACCTGCTGGGCCAGGTGGCCGAGGCCACCGTCGCGTGCCCGTCGACGGTGAGCCAGCGGGCGGCCCTGGCGGCCCTGCGCGGCTCCCAGGAGGACGTCGTGCGGGCGGTCGCCTCCTACCGCCGCCGCCGGGACGCCGCCGTCGCACTGCTCGACACCCGGGGCATCCCCTACGTGATGCCCGAGGGCGCCTTCTACCTGATGGTCGACGTGTCCCGGGCCACCCCGGACAGCGAGGAGTTCGCCCTCGCGCTGCTCCGCGACCGCCACGTGTCGGTGTCGCCAGGCTCCGCGTTCGGCGCGGGCGGCGAGGGCATGGTCCGGGTCTCCCTCGCCTCGGACGAGGCCGCGATCCTGGCCGGCCTGGGCCGGCTCGCGGACTACGTCGACGCATGGCAGGCAGAGCGTGAGGCCGCGGTCATCGCAGTGGGGACGTCCGCGCAGCTCGGCTGA
- a CDS encoding HIT family protein, with protein MSDDEHRLQVEDGDDHAGVPDGFQRLWTPHRMAYIGGENKPSDSGAGDGCPFCRAPGLSDDEGLIVARGGAAYVVLNLYPYNSGHLLVCPYRHVADYTDLTPEEVAEVAELTRTSMRVLREVYGPDGFNLGMNQGHVAGAGIAAHLHQHVVPRWGGDSNFLPIVARTRALPEILSDTRARLAAAWPSDQRG; from the coding sequence GTGAGCGACGACGAGCACCGGCTCCAGGTGGAGGACGGCGACGACCACGCGGGGGTCCCGGACGGGTTCCAGCGGCTGTGGACCCCGCACCGCATGGCGTACATCGGCGGCGAGAACAAGCCGTCGGACTCCGGGGCGGGCGATGGGTGCCCGTTCTGCCGTGCTCCGGGCCTGAGCGACGACGAGGGCCTGATCGTCGCCCGCGGCGGCGCGGCGTACGTGGTGCTCAACCTCTACCCGTACAACTCGGGGCATCTGCTGGTGTGCCCGTACCGCCACGTGGCCGACTACACCGACCTCACGCCCGAGGAGGTCGCCGAGGTCGCCGAGCTCACCCGCACGTCGATGCGCGTTCTGCGCGAGGTGTACGGTCCGGACGGCTTCAACCTCGGCATGAACCAGGGGCACGTCGCGGGGGCCGGCATCGCCGCGCACCTGCACCAGCACGTGGTGCCGCGGTGGGGCGGGGACTCGAACTTCCTGCCGATCGTGGCGCGCACCCGCGCGCTGCCGGAGATCTTGAGCGACACCAGGGCGCGCCTCGCCGCAGCGTGGCCGTCTGACCAGAGGGGATGA
- a CDS encoding phosphatidylinositol mannoside acyltransferase, with protein sequence MRDVTAPLITWCWRTAGKAPEGLLRVASAVGADAVWLLHGAGVRRLESNLRRVRPHASPRELRRLSRAGMRSYFRYFAEAFSLSRVTPEQVAARVRPVGMEPIERELDADRPVVLALGHMGNWDLAGAWGTVRLGPVTTVAERLQPEELFQEFMDFRRGLGLTIIPLDADGGVFRQLLRAARGQRAIIPLLADRDLSARGGVEVDLFGERARVAAGPASLAIATGAPLAAVTVSYERLRGERRRAAASPWGIVVEFHPVAPVPAQGSSAEKVAAMTQAWVDQLADGIARAPQDWHMLQRVFVSDLDPERYAATQAADSAARASTQDPA encoded by the coding sequence ATGAGGGACGTCACGGCGCCGCTGATCACCTGGTGCTGGCGGACGGCGGGCAAGGCCCCCGAGGGCCTTCTGCGCGTGGCGAGCGCCGTGGGCGCCGACGCCGTCTGGCTGCTGCACGGCGCCGGGGTGCGCCGCCTTGAGAGCAACCTCCGGCGCGTGCGCCCCCACGCCTCGCCGCGTGAGCTGCGCCGGTTGAGCCGGGCTGGCATGCGCTCGTACTTCCGATACTTCGCGGAGGCCTTCTCCCTGAGCCGGGTCACTCCCGAGCAGGTGGCCGCCCGTGTGCGGCCCGTGGGCATGGAGCCCATCGAGCGCGAGCTCGACGCGGACCGTCCCGTCGTCCTGGCCCTAGGGCACATGGGCAACTGGGACCTCGCCGGCGCGTGGGGGACCGTGCGGCTGGGGCCGGTGACCACGGTCGCCGAGCGGCTCCAGCCGGAGGAGCTGTTCCAGGAGTTCATGGACTTCCGGCGAGGGCTCGGGCTGACGATCATCCCGCTCGACGCCGACGGCGGGGTGTTCCGCCAGCTGCTCCGCGCGGCCCGCGGCCAGCGCGCGATCATCCCCCTGCTCGCGGACCGCGACCTGTCCGCCCGCGGCGGGGTCGAGGTCGACCTGTTCGGGGAGCGCGCGCGGGTGGCCGCCGGGCCGGCGTCGCTCGCGATCGCCACGGGGGCGCCGCTCGCTGCCGTCACCGTGTCCTACGAGCGCCTCCGCGGTGAGCGCCGCCGCGCGGCGGCGTCGCCCTGGGGGATCGTCGTGGAGTTCCACCCCGTGGCGCCCGTGCCCGCGCAGGGCTCCAGCGCGGAGAAGGTCGCGGCGATGACCCAGGCGTGGGTCGACCAGCTCGCCGACGGCATCGCGCGAGCCCCGCAGGACTGGCACATGCTGCAGCGGGTCTTCGTCAGCGACCTCGACCCGGAGCGGTACGCCGCGACCCAGGCGGCAGACAGCGCGGCACGCGCCAGCACGCAGGACCCCGCATGA
- the thrS gene encoding threonine--tRNA ligase, with product MPEDITLTVDGTSTTVEAGTTGADLFGARREVVVVRVDGELRDLSLPLPDGAVVEAVTIDSPDGLSVLRHSAAHVLAQAVQEVNPQAKLGIGPPITDGFYYDFDVETPFTPEDLKALEKVMQRIVKEGQTFRRWDVTEDEAREALADEPYKLELIGLKGTAAEAGEGASVEVGLGGLSIYQNVRRNGDVAWQDLCRGPHLPSTKLIANGFQLTRSAAAYWRGSEKNPQLQRVYGTAWPTKDELKAYLERLAEAERRDHRRIGAELDLFSFPDELGSGLPVFHPKGGIIRNEMEDYSRRKHIEAGYSFVNTPHITKGALYEESGHLDWYRDGMFPPMHVDAELNDDGTVRKPGQDYYLKPMNCPMHNLIFRSRGRSYRELPLRLFEFGSVYRYEKSGVIHGLTRVRGMTQDDAHIYCTREQMKDELTTTLQFVLDLLKDYGLDDFYLELSTRNPEKSVGSEEVWDEATRTLAEVAEASGLELVPDPGGAAFYGPKISVQAKDAIGRTWQMSTIQLDFNLPERFDLEYTAADGSRQRPVMIHRALFGSIERFFGVLTEHYAGAFPAWLAPVQVLAVPVAEPFNDYLADVVAQLRAQGVRAELDTGDERFGKKIRNASTQKIPFVLIAGGDDVDAGAVSFRYRDGRQENGVPVAEAVERVVAAVRDRVQV from the coding sequence GTGCCCGAGGACATCACCCTGACCGTCGACGGAACGAGCACCACGGTCGAGGCGGGCACCACGGGCGCCGACCTGTTCGGCGCCCGGCGCGAGGTGGTCGTAGTCCGCGTCGACGGCGAGCTGCGCGACCTGTCGCTGCCGCTGCCGGACGGCGCCGTGGTCGAGGCCGTGACGATCGACTCGCCCGACGGGCTGTCCGTGCTGCGCCACTCGGCCGCGCACGTGCTCGCGCAGGCCGTGCAGGAGGTCAACCCGCAGGCGAAGCTCGGCATCGGCCCGCCGATCACCGACGGGTTCTACTACGACTTCGACGTCGAGACCCCGTTCACGCCCGAGGACCTCAAGGCCCTCGAGAAGGTCATGCAGCGGATCGTCAAGGAAGGTCAGACGTTCCGCCGCTGGGACGTGACCGAGGACGAGGCGCGCGAGGCGCTGGCCGACGAGCCGTACAAGCTCGAACTGATCGGGCTCAAGGGCACCGCGGCGGAGGCCGGCGAGGGCGCGAGCGTCGAGGTGGGCCTGGGCGGGCTGAGCATCTACCAGAACGTCCGCCGCAACGGCGACGTCGCCTGGCAGGACCTGTGCCGCGGCCCCCACCTGCCCAGCACCAAGCTCATCGCGAACGGGTTCCAGCTCACGCGATCGGCCGCCGCCTACTGGCGCGGGTCCGAGAAGAACCCGCAACTGCAGCGCGTGTACGGCACGGCGTGGCCCACCAAGGACGAGCTCAAGGCGTACCTCGAGCGCCTGGCCGAGGCCGAGCGCCGCGACCACCGCCGGATCGGCGCGGAGCTCGACCTGTTCTCGTTCCCCGACGAGCTGGGATCCGGCCTGCCGGTGTTCCACCCCAAGGGCGGCATCATCCGCAATGAGATGGAGGACTACTCGCGCCGGAAGCACATCGAGGCCGGGTACTCGTTCGTCAACACCCCGCACATCACGAAGGGGGCGCTCTACGAGGAGTCCGGCCACCTGGACTGGTACCGGGACGGCATGTTCCCCCCGATGCACGTGGACGCCGAGCTCAACGACGACGGCACGGTCCGCAAGCCCGGCCAGGACTACTACCTCAAGCCGATGAACTGCCCGATGCACAACTTGATCTTCCGGTCACGTGGGCGCTCCTACCGTGAGCTGCCGCTGCGGCTGTTCGAGTTCGGCTCGGTGTACCGGTACGAGAAGTCGGGTGTCATCCACGGCCTGACGCGCGTGCGCGGCATGACGCAGGACGACGCGCACATCTACTGCACCCGCGAGCAGATGAAGGACGAGCTCACGACGACGCTGCAGTTCGTGCTGGACCTGCTCAAGGACTACGGGCTCGACGACTTCTACCTCGAGCTCTCGACCCGCAACCCCGAGAAGTCGGTGGGCTCGGAGGAGGTGTGGGACGAGGCGACCCGCACCCTCGCCGAGGTCGCGGAGGCGTCCGGCCTCGAGCTCGTGCCCGACCCAGGCGGCGCCGCGTTCTACGGCCCGAAGATCTCGGTGCAGGCCAAGGACGCGATCGGCCGCACCTGGCAGATGTCCACCATCCAGCTCGACTTCAACCTGCCCGAGCGCTTCGACCTCGAGTACACCGCCGCGGACGGCTCCCGTCAGCGCCCGGTGATGATCCACCGCGCGCTGTTCGGCTCGATCGAGCGGTTCTTCGGTGTGCTGACCGAGCACTACGCGGGGGCGTTCCCCGCCTGGCTCGCGCCCGTGCAGGTGCTGGCCGTGCCCGTCGCCGAGCCGTTCAACGACTACCTCGCCGACGTCGTGGCCCAGCTGCGGGCGCAGGGCGTCCGAGCCGAGCTGGACACCGGCGACGAGCGCTTCGGCAAGAAGATCCGCAACGCCAGCACCCAGAAGATCCCCTTCGTGCTGATCGCCGGGGGCGACGACGTGGACGCGGGCGCCGTGTCGTTCCGCTACCGCGACGGGCGCCAGGAGAACGGGGTGCCGGTGGCCGAGGCCGTCGAGCGCGTCGTCGCGGCCGTGCGCGACCGCGTCCAGGTCTGA
- a CDS encoding NUDIX hydrolase has product MTDADRGPVHALGPDWVLGEDGLRFRRAARVILLDQRDRVLLVRGHDADQPSRSWWFTVGGGIDAGEDSRAAAVREVREETGLVLRPEQLVGPVFTRSAVFDFVAEHCRQDEDIYVARLDAGAAAEAAALSRAGWTDLERDVIDELRWWDLEDLAREELEVFPEGLAGLVRSLLPGWDGRTRRLGLGAA; this is encoded by the coding sequence GTGACGGACGCGGATCGCGGCCCGGTCCACGCCCTGGGCCCTGACTGGGTCCTGGGCGAGGACGGGCTGCGCTTCCGGCGGGCGGCGCGCGTGATCCTGCTCGACCAGCGCGACCGCGTGCTGCTGGTGCGCGGTCATGACGCGGACCAGCCGAGCCGGAGCTGGTGGTTCACCGTCGGGGGCGGCATCGACGCGGGGGAGGATTCCCGCGCGGCCGCCGTCCGCGAGGTGCGCGAGGAGACGGGGCTGGTACTGCGGCCCGAGCAGCTGGTGGGTCCGGTGTTCACCCGCTCCGCCGTGTTCGACTTCGTGGCCGAGCACTGCCGGCAGGACGAGGACATCTACGTGGCGCGCCTCGACGCGGGGGCCGCGGCGGAGGCTGCCGCGTTGAGCCGTGCGGGCTGGACCGACCTCGAGCGCGACGTCATCGACGAGCTCCGTTGGTGGGACCTCGAGGACCTCGCCCGGGAAGAGCTCGAGGTGTTCCCCGAAGGGCTCGCGGGACTGGTGCGCAGCCTGCTGCCGGGGTGGGACGGCCGCACACGGCGCCTGGGGCTGGGCGCCGCGTAA